Genomic DNA from Candidatus Binataceae bacterium:
GAGTACAGGCGCGGACGCGCTTGCGTTGCGAGCGCGTCACGCTGGTGGTTGGCCAAAACCATTCTCGCGAGAACATATGTTCCGGCCGCCGCGCCTGCGCCCGGGCGCGGCGCGGCGGCCGCGGCGGCGATTCGTCAAGCAGGCCGTCGCGCGTGCGCCGCGCCTATCGCGGCAGGAACTCGTTCACCAGGCCGCCGATCAGATCCTTCGATGCGATACGGTCGAGCGTGTCGAGGTCCCATCCGCCCTCGCGGTAGAGCGAGCGCGCCGGCTCGGGCTCGGCATAGATACCGACCAGGTCGCCGCCGACCACGAAGGTCCGGCCGTTGACGTTCGCGGCCGCCTCCGTGCAGAGCCATACCACCAGCGCCGCCACCTGTTCGGGCTTGTTCTGCAGGCCGCTGCGATCGATCGCCGGCGCCGCCGTCGGCCCGAGCGTCGCGCGCATCCGCTCGATCGCAGCGGCCGCGCCCTCGTCGAACAGCCGCGTAGCCGCGCGCGGCCGTATCGCGTTGCAGCGCACGCCGTAGCGCCCGAGGTCGCGCGCAACCGTGCGCGTCAGGCCGACGATTCCCTCCTTGGCCGCCGAATAGCTCGCCTGTCCGAAATGGCCGAGGCCCGACTCCGACGCGGTGTTCACGATCACGCCGCTCTTCTGCTCGCGGAAGATCGGGCTCGCGAAGCGGATGGTCGTGAAATGGCCTTTCAAGTGCACCGACATCATCGAGTCCCAGTCGTCTTCGGTCATGTGAAAGATAATTTTCGGCCGCACCGCGCCGGCGTTGTTGATCAGGATATCGAGTTTGCCGAAGGCATCGATCGCGGTTTTGATGATTCGCTCGCCGCCCTCCATCGAGGCGACGCTGTCGATGTTAGCGACCGCCTCGCCGCCGGCGGTGCGGATTTCCGCCGCGACCTGTCCCGCGATACCCTGGTCCGTGCCCTTGCCGAGCATGTCCGTGCCGAGGTCGTTCACCACGACCTTGGCGCCCTCGCTCGCTAGCAGCAGCGCTTCCGCGCGTCCGATTCCGCGGCCTGCTCCGGTTACGATCGCGACCTTGCCTTTGAGTCTCTGCTTTCCCTGTTGCGTTGCCATCGCCGTCTCCATTGATTTGATGCGCGTCGTTCTGCCGGCCGCGAGGCCCCTGGGGCCGCCCTCGCGAAAGGTCCGGCGAGCGAGCCTATGAATAGCGCCGAATCGTGCGCCATGCGAGAGCGCGGGCTCGAGGGAGGTTATTCTGCGCTGGCGGAGGCGAGCGGCGCGCGAGCGCGCGTTCCAAGCAGATAAATTCCGCCGGCGATCGCGGAAGAGAGCAGCATCGCCATCACGAGGCCGCCGATCACGGCCACCGCCAGCGGTTGCTGGACCTTGGCGCCGGCGCCGTAGCCGAGCGCGAGCGGCAGCAGCCCGGCCGCCGTCGCCAGCGTGGTCATCACGATCGGACGCAGCCGAACCGTCGCGGCGCCGGTCAGCGCCCGCGCAGGCGCTTCACCCGAGGCGACGCCGTGCTCGGCGCGGTCGAGTAGCAGGATGCCATTTTTGGCCGCGATGCCCGCGACCATGATCACGCCCATGAATGACGA
This window encodes:
- a CDS encoding SDR family NAD(P)-dependent oxidoreductase, producing the protein MATQQGKQRLKGKVAIVTGAGRGIGRAEALLLASEGAKVVVNDLGTDMLGKGTDQGIAGQVAAEIRTAGGEAVANIDSVASMEGGERIIKTAIDAFGKLDILINNAGAVRPKIIFHMTEDDWDSMMSVHLKGHFTTIRFASPIFREQKSGVIVNTASESGLGHFGQASYSAAKEGIVGLTRTVARDLGRYGVRCNAIRPRAATRLFDEGAAAAIERMRATLGPTAAPAIDRSGLQNKPEQVAALVVWLCTEAAANVNGRTFVVGGDLVGIYAEPEPARSLYREGGWDLDTLDRIASKDLIGGLVNEFLPR